CATCTCCTCTCCCCCTTCGACATACTCCCAGTTGTCCTTCAACAAATAACTTTTGTTGGCTGGATTGACAGAGAGAGAGTCTACCTGCCGTACAATATCCACCCTACGATAAGGTTTGTCACTCGAGTGTATCTCTGGGCTAAAGCGCTTATTGAGCACCTCTCCACGATCTACCTTGTGATAATAGTCTTGATCGAGAGGAGCATACACACTTTGCGACATACTCCACAGCGGCATCCCTAGCAACAACCCTATCAAAACATTCTTCCCTATCATTACTCCTGTTTTTATAAACAATGATAGATATTTCTCTCTGAGTATAGAACTAGCCCTTTCATTATTTGCAATAAAAGGCTGATAAACAGAAAAGTATTTACATAATCGTGTTTGTTTTTCCAAACTCAATGCATAATTTTGCAATCCTTTTCTTAAAAGGACTGGAATAACGAAATAATAGAGCCATGGCAAAAACCATGGACAAAATCAAAACCATAATAAAATGAAAAAAGACATTCATCCAGAGTACAGAGATGTGATCTTCTTTGACACATCAAGTGACTTCAAGTTTATGACTAAGTCTACTATGAACTCAAACGAAACTATCGAGTGGGAAGATGGTAAGGAATACCCAGTAGTTAAAATTGAAGTTAGCTCTGCTTCGCACCCATTCTATACAGGCAAGAAACTATTTGTGGATACTGCTGGTAGAGTTGAGAAATTCAACAAAAGATACAAGAAGAAATAATCCTTTTTGGATTCAAAATATTGGAGTCTTCAAGATTTACTTCTTGGAGACTTTTTTATTTTTACCCCATGAACATAGCTCTCATCGACCTGCCGTCACATCGGTCGAAATTATTTCCCTTGACACTCACACGCCCTATCGCTGATCTCCGTATCGGCATACTCACCATTCGGGAAAAGTGGGAAAAACGCATGCAGCAAAAGGTTTCGTATCTCACTCACGAAAGTCTCTCCGAGCTATTTCCTCCCCAAAGCGACCAGTTTGAGCTACTCATCAATGCCTGTATATGCCCTAGTGACAAGTTGATCCAAGCTATCCTTGCGCTCCATGACGAAACTGCTTTATATCAAGGCGACTTACTGATTGCTGTCAAAGGGCAATTCTCGTTGGCCAGCCATACCATTGGCCAAGAGAGTAAAAAAATTGAGTACAATGAACCCATCATACATATCCACAGAGCCTGGGACATCTTCTTGCGCAATGCAGAAGAAATCAAAGCAGATTTTGCGCTACTCACTGCTGGGAGACAAAGTACCCCAATCAGTGACCCACACACCATCGTCTATGCACCCGAAAACGTCTTCATCGAAGAAGGTGTCACCATCAAAGCAGCCATACTCAATGCAGAAAATGGCCCTATCTACCTAGACAAAGACAGTGAAATCCAAGAAGGAGCAGCCATCCGTGGTCCTTTTGCTCTGGGAGCAGGCTCACGCATCAACATGAATGCCAAAATCCGTGAAGGAAGCACTGTCGGGCCTGGATGCAAAATAGGAGGTGAAATTTCCAATTCAGTCATTTATGGAAACTCCAACAAAGCACATGACGGATTTCTCGGCAATAGCGTACTCGGAGAGTGGTGCAACCTCGGCGCTGACACCAACAACTCCAATCTCAAAAACAATTACTCTCCTGTCGAGATGTGGGATGAAGTTTCTCAAAGCTACATCGATACTGGGCTTCAATTCTGTGGCCTGATCATGGGAGACCACTCCAAATCAGCCATCAACACCATGTTCAATACTGGTACAACTGTCGGTGTCTGCTCCAACATCTTTGGCTCAGGGTTTCCGCGCAAGCGTATCAAATCCTTCACATGGGGAGGAGATCGCTCCATGATGGCCTACGAGCTCGACAAAGCAATCGAAACCGCAGAAATCGTGATGCAACGCAAGGGCAAGAGCTGCAGCCTCGCAATGCAAGCGCTACTAAAAAATATCTTTGACGAAAGCCAAAACAAAGCATCATGAGGTTCGCTGATATCCCAGGTCTAGAAGAAGCCAAAAGCCAGCTCATCAACGCCATCCGCAACAATCATGTCGCACATGCGCAGTTGTTTTATGGCAAACAAGGCTCAGCCAACTTGGCGCTCGCTCTCGCCTATACGGCCTACATCAACTGCCAAGACCGCAGCGAAGACGATTCTTGTGGCCAATGCAGCAACTGCGCCAAAATCGACAAACTGATCCACCCAGACTTGCAGTTCGTCTATCCAGTCAGCTCTACCAAAAGCATCACTGGAAAAAACGTCGTGAGCTCGAGCTACCTAAAAGAATGGCGAACGTATCTCTCTGCCAACAAGTACGGTGCTCTTGAAAACTGGAGCAGCCACTACGGCGCAGAAAACAAAAACGCCAACATTTCCAAAGAAGAAAGTCGAAACATTGTCAAGTCGCTTTCTCTCAAATCCTTTGAAGCAGAATATAAAGTCCTCATCATCTGGCTCCCAGAGTTCATGCATAGTTCGGCTGCCAATGGCATCCTCAAAATCTTGGAAGAGCCTCCAGAAAAAACACTGTTTCTGCTCGTGACCAATGATTATGAAAAATTACTGACCACTATTCTCTCTAGATGCCAGCTCTTCAAAGTCCCGTCATTCGATGATGCAGATGTCGCTCAATATCTAACTCATCATCTATCAATGGATGCCGACAAAGCGCAAAAGCTCGCCGTTCTCGCTGAAGGCAGCATCAAAGCGGCTCTCGAGAATGTCGACAGTGCTGAAGACGACGCACATGTACTCTTCAGAGATTGGATGAGACAGTGCTGGACCAAAGACTATACGTCCATCAACCAAGCCAACGACCTGTTCTTCAAAATGAACAAAACGACACAAAAACTGTTTTTGCAATATGCCATTAACATGATTCGTCACTCTCTGGTATCTCAATACATGGTAGATGAAAAATTGAAATTGAACAACGAAGAACAAGGGTTCGTTACCAATTTTGGAAAAGCGCTCACCACAGACAAGCTGGAGAGCATCAGCAAAGAGCTCAACCAAGCCGCCTACCACCTCGACCGAAACGCCAACGTGCGCATATTATTCATGGACCTGTCGCTGACGATCGGTCGCATCATGACTGCCAAATGAACATCAAAATAGGAACAAGAGGGAGTAAGCTAGCACTATGGCAAGCCTACTATGTCCAAAACCGCCTCGCCGCTCTGGGCGTAGACTCGGAGATCATTACCATCGAAACCAAAGGGGACAAAATCCTCGATGTAAGCATCTCGAAGATCGGTAGCAAAGGCGTCTTCACCGAAGAAATCGAACAGCAACTGCAGTCTAGAACCATAGACATTGCAGTTCACAGTGCCAAAGACATGCCCTCTACACTCCCCAATGGCTTTGAGCTCATTGCCTTTAGTGAAAGGGAAAAAGAACACGATGTACTCGTCAGCCATCAACCGATCAGTTGGGACAAAAAAGATTTGGTGCTAGGCACCTCCTCTACGCGTAGAATTGCGTTTTTACGGAAGCATTTTCCTCAAGTACAAACCGTACCTGTACGCGGAAATCTCCAGACACGGATCAAAAAAATGAAAGATGGCGCATGTGATGCGCTGTGGCTTGCCTACGCTGGAGCTCATCGTATGGGGTACGACGACATGATGGTACACCACTTCGACCCGAACGAATTCGTGCCGGCTGTCGGGCAAGGCAGTGTCGCCATAGAGGTATATGGAGACATCTCTCCCGAAAAACGGGCCGTCATTCGTCAAGCCGTCAATGACGAAAAAGCGGAAACCTGCCTCACTGCAGAACGCAGCTTCCTCAAAGTCATGAATGGTGGTTGTAGCATACCCGTCTTCGGACGGGCCCAACTCCATGGAGACACTCTCTCGCTACAAGGAGGAATCATCAGTCTGGACGGCAAGACACAGGTCTCGAAGACCTGCACTTCTCTCCCTAGCTCTGCGACACAAGTCGGACAAACTCTGGCTCAATACGTGCTCGATCATGGTGGACGTGAAATATTGGATCAAATAAGAAAACAACAAGCTGAAGAATAAATGAAAAAACACATCGCACTACTCGCATTATCTCTTAGTATCCTGGTCTCTTGCGCCAGTGACCGCAAAGACTATCTCGTCACGATACATACAACCTTTGGAGACATGAAAGTCCTACTCTATGACGAAACCCCTCTGCACAAGCAAAACTTCATAGATCTCGCAGAGTCTGGAGATTATGACAGCACGACATTTCACCGAGTGATTGAGGGGTTTATGGTCCAAGGGGGCGACATAGATGCCAAAACCGGAGAACGTAGCAACAAAACGATCCCTGCAGAACTCAGCCAAGGGTACATCCACGAAAAAGGAGCCCTCGCCGCTGCGCGCCAAGGAGACAATATCAATCCTAAAAAGGCATCAAGCTGGTGTCAATTCTATATCATCCAAGGCAAAGTTTATAGTCCGGAAGAGATAGACGCCTACCAAGAACAAATGAACATGGGCAAAAAGAATGAACTGTTTGGTGAAATCATTCAAAAACCAGAAAATCAAGAGTATCTCGACAATGCTCGTACATTTCAAAAGGAGGGCAAACAAGCTGCCGTCGACTCTATCATCGCCATCGTCATGCAACAGGTAGACGAGATCTACAAGCCTACAGCACTCACCGATGAACAAAAAGAAGCCTACACTACCATCGGAGGAACTCCCCATCTAGACAATGAATACACGGTATTCGGCAAAGTAGTAGAAGGCTTGGATGTGATCGACCAAATCGCTGCGGTTCAAACCGGTCGTGGAGACAAACCAACAGAAGACTATTTCATGACTATGGAAGTAGAAATGCTCTCCAAGAAAAAAATCACGAAACTCTATGGGTACGAATACCCTTCAGAAAAATAAGCTAATCAAAACCTAGAAGACGGAGGACATCTCCTCTGTCTTCTGTCCCGAATCACAGAAATTCTCCCCTAAAAGCTACCGCTTGACGCACATGGGCCAAATGATGGTTTCCATGCCAAGCATATAGCCCTATCGCTTGCTCCAATGCCACCCGACTATCAAACTCGGGGTGCAAATACCCACGCTTCAAATCTATGGGACTCAAACCACGCAGTAGCTTGACCCAGCGATAGTGCAATCCTTCTAAAAGCATCAACGAGTAACTCAAATCATCGTCCTGCCCATCGACCAGCTGTGCCCAGCGGTCCTCGTAGTAAGGACGAATCTTTGGTTCCTCCTCGGTCAGCGCAAGTTTGAACCGTACGAGGCTATTGAGGTGACTATCTGCACAGTGATGTACCACTTGCTTGATCGTCCATCCCTCTGGGCGATAACGCCAATTGCTCTGCTCAACCGAAAGGCCCTCCGTCAAGTCTTTCATTCGCTGAGGAAAACTTGCAATCTCTGCAATCCAATTTTGGACTGCCTCTGCATCCACATGTATCGAATCATCGAATTCGCCCAAGGGAAACTTAAGTGCATAAAGTTGGGATTCATTCATGTCACCAAAATACGATAGAAAAACCAAATACTCTACAAATTGTCTCTAGGCAACACAAAACACCCGAAGAGCATTTCCTAAAGAAACCTTCCCCTTCTTAGTCTATATATGACGCTTTGGCGTAGGCCAAATTCAATTATTTTTTATAAGCTTGAGCAAAATTAAGAAACGCATGATGAAGCAATTATTCACAACACTCCTTTTGGTCACCACGATCAGTGCCTTCGCACAAGACAAAGTCATCACCACCAAACTCGACACGCTCGTTGGCAAAATCATCATTCAAAATGGCGGCAAGTATGATACAGACCGTGTAGCCGTCAAAAACAAAAAAGATAAACAACGGTTTCTGGCCTCAGATATAAGAGAGATCTACAAAAAAGACGACAAATATGTCACCGTCAAATTCAACGGAAGATACCAATTCATGCAAGTAGAAATTGAAGGAGATTATCTCAGCCTCTACCGCTACATCGATCTAGAGCTCAACAGCTCGGAATATGCCGGACAACTCCTCGTGACCATGGATGGTCGTCAGCACATCATCAGCAACATTGGCTTCAAAAAGCGTCTGGCCGAATTTCTTGAAGACTGTAAAGAGGTCTCAGTCAAAATCGACGAAGGAGAATACAGCAAATCCAATCTGGAGCAAATCATCGCAGACTACAACAGCTGCATCGGTGCTCAATCAGCCGCACATGTAGAGCAAATAGCCGCACAGATCGATGCTTCAAAAATAGACCACTTGATCTCCTCAGTAGAGGCAACTGAGCTCGAAAACAAACAAGAACTACTTGATATGCTAGCCGATGTAAAGAGCAAATTAGAAGCTGGCCAAAGTATACCTAACTACTTGCAAGGTGCTATCCAAGAAAAACTTGCTGGACAAGATGCACTACTCAACGCTTTTGATGAAACCGTAAACGGATCAAACGCGAGTACAGACTAGCACCCTTGGGCTGCCGTCCATCAACGTCGTAGCAAACAGGTATACAGAACCTCCGTCTTTGATGGAGGTTTTTTTTCGTATCTCCTGTATGGTGCTCGGGTAGTTTCGGACGGTGATATTGGCTTTATTGGCTGGCAAATAAGGCTTTAATTTCTTTTTGTTGAGCACAGTCACCGCCTCAAGCAAGAAGCCCCTTCCAGGAAAATTATCCACCCACTCCGATGAGGTGTAGAGGTGAGAATTTCTCTGCAATTTTAGAAGCCCGTATGCCCTAGCCACGGATTTGAAGCCACCCGCCTTCATGATGGATGCATTGGGTTCGTAGATGTAGCGAAGAGGCTCACTATAGCCCACAGCCTGCCCCTCCTCCGCATAGGTGAAGCGCAATACATCCGCTCCTGATTTGGTCAGGTTTACCGCCCGAACCACCGTCTCTCCGGCATATGCCGCCTCACACTTAAACAACAATTCCTTGCACTCGTTGTGCAGCGAGACTACATGAAGTTCCGAGACATTGACCAACTGGCCCAGTGCTTGATGTATATCCAATAGCGGAGACAGTTTGACCCACACCTCTGCTTTTCGTTTCAGGAGCCAGGGTACAAGTTCCAATATATTGGGCTGGCAATCTTCGATTCGATGGAGCTTTTGATTGGCATCATCCCGTCTTGCTGGATCTATAAAATAAGCTGCTGTTGGCTCGGATTCATTCTCGAGATAGTCAATAGCCTCCGCTTGTACGTACGTGATGTTTTGCACACCAAGGACCTCAAAATTGTGTGTCACTACAGGTGTCAAACCAGGGTTCTTCTCTACAGCAACTACTTTTTCGAGCTCTCTCGAAAAATAATAGGAATCGATCCCAAAACCTGCCGTCAGATCAGTCAAAGACCTCCCCTCAATCAACCGTGCTTTGTATTGTGCTGTAGCTTCAGACGAACTTTGCTCCAAAGACACGCCCGCAGGATATACAATCCCATCAGTCTCTGCAAAAGTTGGAAGCTTGACTTTGGCTCGCTGATAACACTTGACCTGATGTGCCACTAGCTGAGTAGGAATATCTGGGTACTTACTGGCAAGTAATGCCAACTGAGCTGGGTTATCCTCCCTGTGCTCATGGATAAATTGCCGTACGGCAGGAGTCAAGAGTGCTTTGATCATATACAAAAAAAGGCTGATCCAAATTTATACAAATCCGAACCAGCCCCTACTAAAATAGGAATGTCTTACAACACCAGGTTGTTTTCGGTGACGTACTGAGCGATCTGAACCGCATTAGTAGCCGCACCTTTTCTCAAGTTGTCAGCTACGATCCACAGGTTAAGTGCATTTTCTTTGGACTCATCCTTTCTGATACGTCCTACGAATACTTCGTCCTTCTTGTGAGCCGTCAATGGCATGGGGTAGATATTGTTCGCCACATCATCTTGGATCACTAGGCCAGGCACTTTGGACAAAATCGCTTTCACTTCCTCCAAATCATATGGATTGTCAAACTCGATATTGACCGCCTCTGAGTGACCTCCCATCGTAGGGATCCTCACGCAAGTAGCCGATACTTTTACTTTTTCGTCTCTGAGGATTTTGACCGTTTCATTGGTCATTTTCATTTCCTCTTTGGTATAGCCGTTGTCTTGGAATACGTCGATATGGGGCAGTACGTTCATGTCAATCTTGTGGGGGTAGACCATTTCTGGTGTCTCTCCTGCGCGCTCCGACATCATTTGATCCACCGCTCCTTTTCCAGAGCCAGTCACAGACTGATAGGTAGATACGATCACACGGTTGATTCCATATTTCTCATGCAATGGGCCCAACACCAATACCATCTGAATAGTAGAGCAGTTGGGATTGGCAATGATGCGGTCATCTATGGTAATCGCATCACCATTGATCTCTGGCACGACCAATTTCTTGGTAGGATCCATTCTCCATGCAGAAGAGTTGTCGATGACGATCGTACCTACCTCGGCAAACTTAGGTGCCCACTCCAGAGAAGTCCCTCCTCCCGCTGAAAAGATAGCAATATCAGGCTTGGCTGCCACTGCATCTTCCAAACCAATCACCGTATAAGTCTTCCCTTGATACTCGATCTGCTTGCCTGCTGAGCGGGCAGACGCGACCAATAACAATTCGTCGTATTCAAAATTTCTTTCTTTCAACACCTCTAGTATCTCTGATCCGACTAGTCCTGTTGCTCCTACTACTGCAAGTTTCATGATGTTCCTTTTCGTTGTATTCTATCTGAGGACAAAATTAGCTCAATTCAGACAAGAAGCAATTGAT
The DNA window shown above is from Reichenbachiella sp. 5M10 and carries:
- a CDS encoding type B 50S ribosomal protein L31, which produces MKKDIHPEYRDVIFFDTSSDFKFMTKSTMNSNETIEWEDGKEYPVVKIEVSSASHPFYTGKKLFVDTAGRVEKFNKRYKKK
- a CDS encoding GlmU family protein; its protein translation is MNIALIDLPSHRSKLFPLTLTRPIADLRIGILTIREKWEKRMQQKVSYLTHESLSELFPPQSDQFELLINACICPSDKLIQAILALHDETALYQGDLLIAVKGQFSLASHTIGQESKKIEYNEPIIHIHRAWDIFLRNAEEIKADFALLTAGRQSTPISDPHTIVYAPENVFIEEGVTIKAAILNAENGPIYLDKDSEIQEGAAIRGPFALGAGSRINMNAKIREGSTVGPGCKIGGEISNSVIYGNSNKAHDGFLGNSVLGEWCNLGADTNNSNLKNNYSPVEMWDEVSQSYIDTGLQFCGLIMGDHSKSAINTMFNTGTTVGVCSNIFGSGFPRKRIKSFTWGGDRSMMAYELDKAIETAEIVMQRKGKSCSLAMQALLKNIFDESQNKAS
- a CDS encoding ATP-binding protein — translated: MRFADIPGLEEAKSQLINAIRNNHVAHAQLFYGKQGSANLALALAYTAYINCQDRSEDDSCGQCSNCAKIDKLIHPDLQFVYPVSSTKSITGKNVVSSSYLKEWRTYLSANKYGALENWSSHYGAENKNANISKEESRNIVKSLSLKSFEAEYKVLIIWLPEFMHSSAANGILKILEEPPEKTLFLLVTNDYEKLLTTILSRCQLFKVPSFDDADVAQYLTHHLSMDADKAQKLAVLAEGSIKAALENVDSAEDDAHVLFRDWMRQCWTKDYTSINQANDLFFKMNKTTQKLFLQYAINMIRHSLVSQYMVDEKLKLNNEEQGFVTNFGKALTTDKLESISKELNQAAYHLDRNANVRILFMDLSLTIGRIMTAK
- the hemC gene encoding hydroxymethylbilane synthase, producing MNIKIGTRGSKLALWQAYYVQNRLAALGVDSEIITIETKGDKILDVSISKIGSKGVFTEEIEQQLQSRTIDIAVHSAKDMPSTLPNGFELIAFSEREKEHDVLVSHQPISWDKKDLVLGTSSTRRIAFLRKHFPQVQTVPVRGNLQTRIKKMKDGACDALWLAYAGAHRMGYDDMMVHHFDPNEFVPAVGQGSVAIEVYGDISPEKRAVIRQAVNDEKAETCLTAERSFLKVMNGGCSIPVFGRAQLHGDTLSLQGGIISLDGKTQVSKTCTSLPSSATQVGQTLAQYVLDHGGREILDQIRKQQAEE
- a CDS encoding peptidylprolyl isomerase, encoding MKKHIALLALSLSILVSCASDRKDYLVTIHTTFGDMKVLLYDETPLHKQNFIDLAESGDYDSTTFHRVIEGFMVQGGDIDAKTGERSNKTIPAELSQGYIHEKGALAAARQGDNINPKKASSWCQFYIIQGKVYSPEEIDAYQEQMNMGKKNELFGEIIQKPENQEYLDNARTFQKEGKQAAVDSIIAIVMQQVDEIYKPTALTDEQKEAYTTIGGTPHLDNEYTVFGKVVEGLDVIDQIAAVQTGRGDKPTEDYFMTMEVEMLSKKKITKLYGYEYPSEK
- a CDS encoding YfiT family bacillithiol transferase, which encodes MNESQLYALKFPLGEFDDSIHVDAEAVQNWIAEIASFPQRMKDLTEGLSVEQSNWRYRPEGWTIKQVVHHCADSHLNSLVRFKLALTEEEPKIRPYYEDRWAQLVDGQDDDLSYSLMLLEGLHYRWVKLLRGLSPIDLKRGYLHPEFDSRVALEQAIGLYAWHGNHHLAHVRQAVAFRGEFL
- a CDS encoding class I SAM-dependent methyltransferase, producing the protein MIKALLTPAVRQFIHEHREDNPAQLALLASKYPDIPTQLVAHQVKCYQRAKVKLPTFAETDGIVYPAGVSLEQSSSEATAQYKARLIEGRSLTDLTAGFGIDSYYFSRELEKVVAVEKNPGLTPVVTHNFEVLGVQNITYVQAEAIDYLENESEPTAAYFIDPARRDDANQKLHRIEDCQPNILELVPWLLKRKAEVWVKLSPLLDIHQALGQLVNVSELHVVSLHNECKELLFKCEAAYAGETVVRAVNLTKSGADVLRFTYAEEGQAVGYSEPLRYIYEPNASIMKAGGFKSVARAYGLLKLQRNSHLYTSSEWVDNFPGRGFLLEAVTVLNKKKLKPYLPANKANITVRNYPSTIQEIRKKTSIKDGGSVYLFATTLMDGSPRVLVCTRV
- a CDS encoding aspartate-semialdehyde dehydrogenase; amino-acid sequence: MKLAVVGATGLVGSEILEVLKERNFEYDELLLVASARSAGKQIEYQGKTYTVIGLEDAVAAKPDIAIFSAGGGTSLEWAPKFAEVGTIVIDNSSAWRMDPTKKLVVPEINGDAITIDDRIIANPNCSTIQMVLVLGPLHEKYGINRVIVSTYQSVTGSGKGAVDQMMSERAGETPEMVYPHKIDMNVLPHIDVFQDNGYTKEEMKMTNETVKILRDEKVKVSATCVRIPTMGGHSEAVNIEFDNPYDLEEVKAILSKVPGLVIQDDVANNIYPMPLTAHKKDEVFVGRIRKDESKENALNLWIVADNLRKGAATNAVQIAQYVTENNLVL